In the Arthrobacter sp. Soc17.1.1.1 genome, CGGCGGGCGGCTAGCGCGTGACGGACGCCGAGATGCCGTCGTTCGGCGCGGCCTCGTCCACCCCGTCGATGGCGCTGTCGTCCGCGAACGGGTCGCCGGTACGCCGCGCGTTGTAGAGGTCGAGGTCCAGGAGCTGCTCGCGCCGCGCCACGATGGTGGGCACGAGCGCCTGGCCCGCCACGTTCACGGCGGTGCGGCCCATGTCGAGGATGGGGTCCACGGCCAGGAGCAGCCCGACGCCGGCGAGGGGGAGTCCCAGCGTGGAGAGCGTGAGCGTCAGCATCACGACGGCGCCGGTGGTGCCGGCGGTCGCCGCGGAGCCGAGCACCGAGACCAGGGCGATGAGGAAGTACTGGGCCAGGGTCAGGTCGATCCCGAAGAACTGGGCCACGAAGATCGCCGCGATGGCCGGGTAGATGGCGGCGCAGCCGTCCATCTTCGTCGTCGCGCCCAGCGGCACGGCGAAGGAGGCGTAGCCGCGCGGCACACCGAGGTTGCGCTCGGTGACGCGCTGGGTGAGGGGGAGCGTGCCGACCGACGAGCGGGAGACGAAGGCCAGCTGGATGGCGGGCCAGGCCCCCGAGAAGTACTGGCGGACCGACAGGCCGTGCGCCTTGATGAGCACGGGATACACGGCGAACAGCACGAGCGCGAGGCCCACGTAGATGGCGAGCGTGAACTTGCCGAGCGAGCCGATGGTGTCCCAGCCGTAGACGGCCACGGCGTTGCCGATCAGGCCCACGGTGCCGAGCGGGGCGATCCGGATGATCCACCAGAGGACCTTCTGGATGACGGCCAGTGCCGAGGCGTTGAAGGTGAGGAAGGGCTCGGCCTGCCTGCCGACCTTCAGGGCCGCGATGCCGACGGCGACCGCGACGACGAGCACCTGCAGCACGTTGAAGTTCAGTGCCGTGGTGACCGCACCGGACTCGGCGACGGTCGACGACGCCTGGAGGCCGAGGAAGTTCGCGGGGACGAGTCCTGTCAGGAACGCCCACCAGCTGCCCGTGCTCCCGGTGTACTCGGCGGGCTGGGTGGCGTCGGTGCCCGCACCGGGCTGGAAGAGGACGCCGAGGCCGATGCCGATGACCACGGAGATCAGCGCGGTGATGGCGAACCAGAGCAGCGTCTGCCCCGCGAGGCGTGCCGCGTTGTTGACCGCGCGGAGGTTGGCGATGGAGCTGACGACCGCGGTGAAGATCAGGGGGACGACGGCGGCACGCAGCAGGGCCACGTAGCTCGAGCCGAGCGTCGCGAGCGTGGTGCCCAGGCCGTTGGGGGTCTCCTTGGTGTGGCCCGTGTACTTGGCGAGGAGGCCGAGTGCGAGTCCGACGAGGAGGGCCGCGATGATCTGCGGGCCGAAGGAGGTCACCCAGCGGGGCAACCGGCGCCGCGAGGGCGGGGAGCTGGTTTCAGTAGACACGCCCGAAACACTAGGGGGCGCCTTATATCGAAGCGAAGCGGGAGTTGCGAAATGTTACGGCCCGGACGGGCGGTCGCCGTCGTTCCTGGTTCCTGCCCACCGGGTGCGTGTCGCGGCAGGACGCGCCGGGCGCCGCGGGTGGGTGGCCGGGAAAGGCGGGAACGACGGCGGCCGGACGGGTCAGGACACCAGGGCGCGACGCAGGGTGTCGAGTCCCACGGAGCCGAGGTTGAGCGCGCGCGTGTGGAAGGCGCGGAGATCGAAGGCATCACCCTCGCGGGCGCGCACCTCGTCGCGGACCTGCTCCCACAGGCGCTGGCCGATCTTGTACGACGGCGCCTGCCCCGGCCAGCCGAGATAGCGCGTGTACTCGAAATCGAGCTGGCCCTCGCTGATGGCGATGTTCTTCTTCAGGAAGTCGTAGCCCTTCTCCGGGGTCCAGGTGCCCTCGCCCCAGCGCTCGGGCACGTCGAGTTCGAGATGCACGCCGATGTCGAAGACCACGCGGGCCGCGCGCATGCGCTGGGCGTCGAGCATGCCGAGGCGGTCGCCGGGATCGGACAGGAACCCGAGTTCCTGCATGAGGCGCTCGGCGTACAGCGCCCAGCCCTCGCCCTGGCCCGAGACCCAGATGGCGTTGCGGCGCCAGGGGTTCAGCAGGGCCCGCTGGTAGGTGGCGGTGGCGACCTGGAGGTGGTGGCCGGGCACGCCCTCGTGGTAGACGGTGGTGGTCTCCTTCCAGGTGGTGAAGGAGTCCTCGCCCTCGGGCACGGACCACCACATGCGGCCCGGGCGGGAGAAGTCGTCGCTCGGCCCGGTGTAGTAGATGCCGCCCTCGTTGGTCGGGGCGATCCTGCACTCGAGGCGGCGCATGATGTCCGGGATGTCGAAGTGCACCCCGGCCATGGCGTCGACGGCCCTGTCCGAGAGTTCCTGCATCCATGCCTGCAGGGCGTCGGTGCCCTGGAGCTGGCGGGCGGGATCCTCGTCGAGGAGGCGCATGGCCTCCTCGATGCTCGCGCCCTCACGGATCTCGTCCGCCACGGCCTCCTGCTCCGCGATCACGCGGTCGAGTTCCTCGACGCCCCACTGGTAGGTCTCCTCGAGGTCGACGGCGGAACCGAGGAACACGCGGGACATCAGGGCGTAGCGCTCGCGGCCGACGGCGTCCTTCTCGGGCGCGGTGGGCAGCAGGTCGTCCTGCAGGAAGGCGGCGAGGGCGCGGTAGGCGGCACGGGCTGCGTCGGCACCGGCGCGGAGCTGCTCGCGCACGGGCTCGGGAAGCTCGGCGTCGCCCCCGCGCGCGGTGGTACCGAGCGCGTCGAAGAAGCCGCCGTCCTCCGCGTACTTCGTGGACTGCTCGACGACGATGGAGACCTGCCGGCGGGCGGCGACGAGGCCGCGCTCGCGGCCGGCACGGAGTGACGAGATGTACCCGTCGATCGCGGCGGGCACGTTCGCCATGCGACCGGCGATGTGGCTCCACTGCTCTACTGTGTCGGTGGGCATGAGGTCGAAGATCGCGCGGATGTTCTGCGCCGGGCATGCAATGTTGTTCAGTTCGGCGTAGGTGAGGCCCGTCCCGTGGATCTCGAGGTCGAGCCCGAGGCGCTCCCGCATGGCGTCGAGCGTCACGGCGTCGACGTCGTCGGTGGGCTGCAGGTCGTCGAGGCGGAGCAGGGTCTCCCGGGTGGCCTCGGCCAGGGCCTCGATGCCCGCGGGCGAGTAGTCCTGGTACTCGGTCTCGTGGCCGGGGATGCCCAGTTCGGTGGCGAAGTTCGGCATCAGTTCGAGCAGGGTCTCGTAGTAGGACGTGGCGACGGCGTCGATCGCGGTCGCCGGGCGTGCCGGGGGAGCGCCGGGCGAGGTGGATGCGTCGGGAGCGTCGGAGGACGAAGTGTTGTGGGTCACGTGTCGAGCCTAGCGTCAGACGGTTGCTCGAGGCCACAGCCACCCCGTCCTGCCGGGAGGTAGGGGCGCGTGATGAGCTCCAGGTAGTGGCCGGACGGGTCGAGGAGGTAGACGCCGCGGCCGCCGTGCTCGGTGTTCGTCTCCCCGGGGCGGGTGCGCTGCGGATCGGCCCAGTGCTCGGTCCCTGCAGCGACGATCCTGGCGTACGCACGATCGAAGTGGTCGTCGTCGAGCAGGTAGGCGTAGTGCTGGGGAGGGAACTCCAGGGGCGGGCTCGCGAACTGCAGCAGCACCCCGTCCGGGAGCTGGATGTTGGTGAACGGCCCCCAGGCGGGGGCGTCCGCTGCCTCGAGCAGGTCACGGTAGTAGGCGCCCATGGCGGCGCTGTCGAGCGAGGCGATGATGGTGTGGTTGAAATGCGCTGTCATTGGATCTCCTTGTGTGCGTGGGCTGTCGGGCTTGCTGTACAGCGACGCAGGGAGGAGCGCGGATCAGGTGCCGACCAGGTCGCCTCTCCGGGAGCGGCCCGATCGGGCCTGACTGGTCATCATGGCGAGGAGCCTAGCCGTCACATCCGCGGCGGTCCAGACCCACGACCTCGTCCGACCGGGGGCACCGCGGCTGATGGGTCGGGAGCGGTGGTGCCGGTGCGGCCGGTGGGGGATGTCCCATGGCCCCCCGACGTCGACGGGTCTACCGTGGGGCGCAGCGAACAGCCGGGCCGGCACCGGACCCGTCCGAGCCCAGGGGGAACCATGCAGCAGCCACGCACGCCGAGGACACGACGAACCGGGACGACGGCCACCGCGCCGGACCAGCGGAGGTCCCCCGTGGAGCGCGTGGCCGTGCAGCAGGATCAGCATGCCGACGCGCAGGCGGCCCTGCTGCGGACCTCCTTCCGGCTCGGGGCGGCCCTCACCGCGACACCGTCCATCAACCAGGTCACCAGCCCCCTCGGCGCGCTCCACGCCCTCTCGATGCTGCGCGCCGGCGCCGGCACCACGACGGCCGACGAGATGGACACCGTGCTGGGACTCACCGATCACCACCACGAAGCCATGAACGCGCTGCTCGCGAGCGTGCAGCAGTTCGACGGCGATCCCGGGGGCGTCGACGAGGAGAACCCGCCCGCGAGGCCGCTGCTGCACCTGGCCGACGCCGTCTTCGTCCCGGAGGACGGCCAGACCGGCGAGGCCTTCCTCGACGTCCTCGCACGGCAGTACGGTGCGGGCGTCTTCCCGGTGGACTTCGCCGACCCCTCGACGGCGGCCCGCATCGACGCCTGGATCTCCCGGGAGACCGGCGGCCGCATCGCGAAGGCCCCGCTGGAGCCCGACCCGGACGCCACACTGTCGCTGCTCACCACGGTCTACTTCGCCGCAGCCTGGAGGAGACCCTTCGACGCCACGTCCACGAGCGACGCCCCCTTCACCCTGGCGAGCGGGGACACGGTCGACGTCCCGACCATGCACGCCTCGCCCACGGCGCGGTACGCCGGCGGCGCGGGGTGGAGCGGCATCGACCTGCCGTACGGGGACGGCTTCTGCCTGCGGCTCGTCCTCCCCGACGAAGGCTCCGCACCCGTCTGGGACGACCAGGGACTCGCCGCCATCGCGGACGCCCTCGGTACCGCCGAGCCCGTTCCCGTGATGGTGGCCCTACCCACCTGGGACCACGAGTACACCCAGGACCTGATCGGCCTGCTGCGGGCCCTGGGGCTCGAGGAGACCTTCGGCTCCACCCCCGACTTCGATGCCATCCGGCCCGGGACGGAGGTCTCGGGCGGTGCTCAGACCGCCACCATCACGGTGGCGGAGAAGGGGACCATCGCCGCAGCGGTCACGCAGTTCGCGATGCGGATGACCAGCATGCCGATGCTGCCGGATCTCAGCATCTCGCTGGACCGGCCCTTCGGCTACCAGGTTGTCCACGAGGCCACAGGGCTGCCGTTCGTCCTGGGGACCGTGGCGGATCCCCGCGGCGATCGGTAGCAACGGCGATCCTCAGCAGTGGTTATCGGTCAGCAGTGGCGATCGGTAGCAGCGGCGATCCGCAGCAGCAGGGCGGACCGGCCTAGCGGACGCTCCGCCGCCAGGACCCGGGCCCGGGCGTCGGGCCCAGCCGCAGCAGGGCGCGCCGTACCCAGGACCGACCGTGGTCCGGGGCGTCGTCGGCCTCGCCCGCACCCTGGAGGGTGAGCACGACGGCGGTGAGGGCCGCGAGCTCCTCGTCGGTCGGACGGCCGGACACCACCGACAGGACGGCCGGGCTGTCGGCCGGGCTGTCGGCGGGGCTGTCTGCGGGGCTGTCGGTGGGGTTGCCGGCCGCGTCGCCGGCCGGGGTCACGCCGCTCACAGCGGGATGTTCCCGTGCTTCTTGACGGGGTTCGAGGCGCGCTTGTCCCGCAGGGCGCGCAGCCCGCGGACGATCTGCAGGCGCGTCTCGGACGGGGCGATGACGGCGTCGACGTAGCCGAGCTGGGCCGCCTGGTACGGGTTCAGCAGCTCCTCCTCGTACTGCTGCACGACGTCGGCCCGCGCGGCCTCGACGTCCCCGCCGGCCTCGGCGACGGCCTTGAGCTGCCCGCGGTAGAGGATGTTGACCGCGCCCTGGGCGCCCATGACGCCGATCTGCGCGGTGGGCCAGGCGAGGTTGAGGTCCGCGCCGAGCTTCTTGGAGCCCATGACGATGTACGCGCCGCCGTACGCCTTGCGCGTGATGACGGTCAGCTTCGGCACGGTGGCCTCCGCATAGGCATAGAGGAGCTTGGCGCCGCGCCGGATGATGCCCTGGAACTCCTGGTCCTTGCCGGGCAGGAACCCGGGCACGTCCACGAGGGTCAGGATGGGGATGTTGAACGCGTCGCAGTGCCGCACGAAGCGCGCGGCCTTCTCGGACGCGTTGATGTCGAGCGTTCCCGCGAACTGCAGGGGCTGGTTGGCCACGATCCCGATGGTGTGCCCCTCCACCCGGGCGTACCCGGTGACCACGTTCGGCGCGTACAGGGACTGCAGCTCGAGGAAGTGCCCGTCGTCCACGACGGCTGCGATGACGGCGTGCATGTCGTACGGCTGGTTCGCGGCGTCGGGGATCAGCTCGTCGAGGGCGAGGTCGTCGTCCGTCACCTCGGGCTCCTCCAGGAAGGCCGTGAGCGGGGCCTCCGCGAGGTTGTTCGACGGCAGGAAGTCGAGGAGCTCGCGCACGAACCCGATGGCGTCGGCCTCGTCGGAGGCGAGATAGGCGGAGGTGCCCGTCGTCGTGTTGTGCTGCCGGGCGCCGCCGAGGGTCTCCATGTCCACGTCCTCGCCCGTGACCGTCTTGATGACGTCCGGGCCCGTGATGAACATGTGGGAGGTCTTGTCCACCATGACCACGAAATCGGTCAGGGCGGGGGAGTAGGCCGCGCCGCCCGCACATGGGCCCATGATGAGGGAGATCTGCGGGACCACACCCGAGGCGTGGACGTTGTTGCGGAAGATGTCCGCGAACATCGCCAGCGATGCGACGCCCTCCTGGATGCGGGCGCCGCCGCCGTCGTTGATGCCGATCACGGGGCAGCCGTTGCGCAGCGCGAACTCCTGCACCTTCACGATCTTCTCGCCGTTGACCTGGCTGAGCGACCCGCCGTAGACCGTGAAGTCCTGGCTGTAGATTGCGATGAGCCGGCCGTCCACGGTGGCGTAGCCGGAAACCACGCCGTCGCCGAGCGGTTTCTTCCGTTCCATGCCGAACGCGGTGGAACGGTGCACCGCGAGGGCGTCGAACTCGACGAAGGAGCCCTCGTCCACGAGCAGGTCGATGCGCTCGCGGGCGGTGTTCTTGCCGCGCGCGTGCTGCCTCTCGACCGCCTCGG is a window encoding:
- a CDS encoding dicarboxylate/amino acid:cation symporter; amino-acid sequence: MSTETSSPPSRRRLPRWVTSFGPQIIAALLVGLALGLLAKYTGHTKETPNGLGTTLATLGSSYVALLRAAVVPLIFTAVVSSIANLRAVNNAARLAGQTLLWFAITALISVVIGIGLGVLFQPGAGTDATQPAEYTGSTGSWWAFLTGLVPANFLGLQASSTVAESGAVTTALNFNVLQVLVVAVAVGIAALKVGRQAEPFLTFNASALAVIQKVLWWIIRIAPLGTVGLIGNAVAVYGWDTIGSLGKFTLAIYVGLALVLFAVYPVLIKAHGLSVRQYFSGAWPAIQLAFVSRSSVGTLPLTQRVTERNLGVPRGYASFAVPLGATTKMDGCAAIYPAIAAIFVAQFFGIDLTLAQYFLIALVSVLGSAATAGTTGAVVMLTLTLSTLGLPLAGVGLLLAVDPILDMGRTAVNVAGQALVPTIVARREQLLDLDLYNARRTGDPFADDSAIDGVDEAAPNDGISASVTR
- a CDS encoding DUF885 domain-containing protein; translated protein: MTHNTSSSDAPDASTSPGAPPARPATAIDAVATSYYETLLELMPNFATELGIPGHETEYQDYSPAGIEALAEATRETLLRLDDLQPTDDVDAVTLDAMRERLGLDLEIHGTGLTYAELNNIACPAQNIRAIFDLMPTDTVEQWSHIAGRMANVPAAIDGYISSLRAGRERGLVAARRQVSIVVEQSTKYAEDGGFFDALGTTARGGDAELPEPVREQLRAGADAARAAYRALAAFLQDDLLPTAPEKDAVGRERYALMSRVFLGSAVDLEETYQWGVEELDRVIAEQEAVADEIREGASIEEAMRLLDEDPARQLQGTDALQAWMQELSDRAVDAMAGVHFDIPDIMRRLECRIAPTNEGGIYYTGPSDDFSRPGRMWWSVPEGEDSFTTWKETTTVYHEGVPGHHLQVATATYQRALLNPWRRNAIWVSGQGEGWALYAERLMQELGFLSDPGDRLGMLDAQRMRAARVVFDIGVHLELDVPERWGEGTWTPEKGYDFLKKNIAISEGQLDFEYTRYLGWPGQAPSYKIGQRLWEQVRDEVRAREGDAFDLRAFHTRALNLGSVGLDTLRRALVS
- a CDS encoding VOC family protein gives rise to the protein MTAHFNHTIIASLDSAAMGAYYRDLLEAADAPAWGPFTNIQLPDGVLLQFASPPLEFPPQHYAYLLDDDHFDRAYARIVAAGTEHWADPQRTRPGETNTEHGGRGVYLLDPSGHYLELITRPYLPAGRGGCGLEQPSDARLDT
- a CDS encoding serpin family protein, giving the protein MQQPRTPRTRRTGTTATAPDQRRSPVERVAVQQDQHADAQAALLRTSFRLGAALTATPSINQVTSPLGALHALSMLRAGAGTTTADEMDTVLGLTDHHHEAMNALLASVQQFDGDPGGVDEENPPARPLLHLADAVFVPEDGQTGEAFLDVLARQYGAGVFPVDFADPSTAARIDAWISRETGGRIAKAPLEPDPDATLSLLTTVYFAAAWRRPFDATSTSDAPFTLASGDTVDVPTMHASPTARYAGGAGWSGIDLPYGDGFCLRLVLPDEGSAPVWDDQGLAAIADALGTAEPVPVMVALPTWDHEYTQDLIGLLRALGLEETFGSTPDFDAIRPGTEVSGGAQTATITVAEKGTIAAAVTQFAMRMTSMPMLPDLSISLDRPFGYQVVHEATGLPFVLGTVADPRGDR
- a CDS encoding acyl-CoA carboxylase subunit epsilon encodes the protein MSGVTPAGDAAGNPTDSPADSPADSPADSPAVLSVVSGRPTDEELAALTAVVLTLQGAGEADDAPDHGRSWVRRALLRLGPTPGPGSWRRSVR
- a CDS encoding acyl-CoA carboxylase subunit beta, producing the protein MQPDLTTTAGKLADFRRRKALSEQPSGPEAVERQHARGKNTARERIDLLVDEGSFVEFDALAVHRSTAFGMERKKPLGDGVVSGYATVDGRLIAIYSQDFTVYGGSLSQVNGEKIVKVQEFALRNGCPVIGINDGGGARIQEGVASLAMFADIFRNNVHASGVVPQISLIMGPCAGGAAYSPALTDFVVMVDKTSHMFITGPDVIKTVTGEDVDMETLGGARQHNTTTGTSAYLASDEADAIGFVRELLDFLPSNNLAEAPLTAFLEEPEVTDDDLALDELIPDAANQPYDMHAVIAAVVDDGHFLELQSLYAPNVVTGYARVEGHTIGIVANQPLQFAGTLDINASEKAARFVRHCDAFNIPILTLVDVPGFLPGKDQEFQGIIRRGAKLLYAYAEATVPKLTVITRKAYGGAYIVMGSKKLGADLNLAWPTAQIGVMGAQGAVNILYRGQLKAVAEAGGDVEAARADVVQQYEEELLNPYQAAQLGYVDAVIAPSETRLQIVRGLRALRDKRASNPVKKHGNIPL